The Ciconia boyciana chromosome 15, ASM3463844v1, whole genome shotgun sequence genome has a segment encoding these proteins:
- the TCN2 gene encoding transcobalamin-2 isoform X2: MQRARGARQGWGAGSLLPPRPHATSAGGCRCRGAGAWGGLGPLLPPAHPPLPLPGAVGVEAPGEAAAAPVRALSARLLGLAADLARDPDPSVYLALRLASDHSLRGEERYLARLQDAFQRRYGRSLQAAGRPHAAPHSHPQRDAAATERSTHTEVERPETGRLALYLLGLRATCPLPEPGPQRSLVTWLKYYLEEDWAGSRQHGHPLSSYYQYSLGVLALCVHRKRVREEVVRRLLAAEQHGRFGHAGGSATDAEAVAALAFACLERERLVGARLAAELQAATRGVRRRMVEAQGRDGFFGNVYSTPWAMQVFIATNACRTQPAYGRAMAALLENLDAFTIAATMAQVLPVLHGRSYLDIASMRCQEEPDTLTPISPEPPPETPGNMMVRLVVDCPQLQCPRRRLYDQPVHAPAGASLLDVLSAAAAQEPHNFTFDTQDTSQGPFLSRVLGLEARQQKRSYWQLLTAPGTSLQMGVADYRPRDGETLILRLSEW, from the exons ATGCAGAGGGCACGGGGCgcacggcagggctggggcgCTGGGTCTCTGTTGCCGCCGCGGCCCCACGCAACCAGTGCCGGGGGCTGCAGGTGCCGCGGGGCCGGTGCTTGGGGTGGGCTcggccccctcctgccccccgcTCACCCTCCGCTCCCTCTCCCCGGGGCCGTGGGGGTAGAAGccccgggggaggcggcggcagcgccggtGCGGGCGCTGAGCGcccggctgctggggctggcagcggaCCTGGCGCGGGACCCCGACCCCAGCGTCTACCTGGCCCTTCGCCTGGCCAGCGACCACAGCCTGCGCGGGGAGGAGCGGTACCTGGCGCGGCTGCAGGACGCCTTCCAGCGCCGCTACGGCCG GAGCCTGCAGGCGGCCGGCCGGCCCCACGCTGcgccccacagccacccccagcGGGACGCGGCGGCCACCGAGCGCAGCAC GCACACCGAGGTGGAGAGGCCGGAGACGGGGCGGCTGGCGCTGTACTTGCTGGGGCTGCGGGCCACTTGTCCCCTGCCGGAGCCCGGTCCCCAGCGCTCACTGGTGACCTGGCTGAAGTACTACCTGGAGGAGGACTGGGCAG GCTCCCGGCAGCACGGCCACCCCCTCAGCAGTTACTACCAGTACAGCCTGGGCGTGCTGGCACTGTGCGTCCACCGCAAGCGCGTGCGGGAGGAGGTGGTCCGCCGGCTCCTGGCAGCTGAGCAGCACGGCAGGTTCGGGCACGCCGGCGGCAGTGCCACGG ACGCGGAGGCAGTGGCAGCGCTGGCCTTCGCCTGCCTGGAGCGGGAGCGGCTGGTGGGGGCCAGGCTGGCGGCGGAGCTGCAGGCGGCCACGCgcggggtgaggaggaggatggtcGAGGCACAGGGCCGGGACGGCTTCTTCGGCAACGTCTACAGCACCCCGTGGGCCATGCAG GTCTTCATCGCCACCAACGCGTGCCGGACGCAGCCGGCGTACGGCCGGGCCATGGCTGCGCTGCTGGAGAACCTGGACGCCTTCACCATCGCTGCGACCATGGCCCAGGTGCTGCCGGTGCTGCACGGGCGCTCTTACCTGGACATCGCCTCCATGCGCTGCCAGGAGGAGCCGG ACACGCTGACACCCATCAGCCCTGAGCCGCCACCCGAGACGCCGGGGAACATGATGGTGCGGCTGGTGGTGGACTGCCCCCAGCTGCAGTGTCCCCGGCGCCGGCTCTACGACCAGCCGGTGCACGCACCCGCCGGCGCCTCCCTCCTGGACGTGCTCAGCGCGGCTGCCGCGCAGGAACCCCACAACTTCAC GTTTGACACCCAGGACACCTCCCAGGGCCCCTTTCtgagcagggtgctggggctggaggccCGGCAGCAGAAGCGGAGCTACTGGCAGCTCCTCACGGCCCCCGGCACCAGCCTGCAGATGG GTGTCGCCGACTACAGACCTCGCGACGGGGAGACCCTCATCCTGCGCCTGAGCGAGTGGTAG
- the TCN2 gene encoding transcobalamin-2 isoform X3: MQRARGARQGWGAGSLLPPRPHATSAGGCRCRGAGAWGGLGPLLPPAHPPLPLPGAVGVEAPGEAAAAPVRALSARLLGLAADLARDPDPSVYLALRLASDHSLRGEERYLARLQDAFQRRYGRHTEVERPETGRLALYLLGLRATCPLPEPGPQRSLVTWLKYYLEEDWAGSRQHGHPLSSYYQYSLGVLALCVHRKRVREEVVRRLLAAEQHGRFGHAGGSATDAEAVAALAFACLERERLVGARLAAELQAATRGVRRRMVEAQGRDGFFGNVYSTPWAMQVFIATNACRTQPAYGRAMAALLENLDAFTIAATMAQVLPVLHGRSYLDIASMRCQEEPDTLTPISPEPPPETPGNMMVRLVVDCPQLQCPRRRLYDQPVHAPAGASLLDVLSAAAAQEPHNFTFDTQDTSQGPFLSRVLGLEARQQKRSYWQLLTAPGTSLQMGVADYRPRDGETLILRLSEW, encoded by the exons ATGCAGAGGGCACGGGGCgcacggcagggctggggcgCTGGGTCTCTGTTGCCGCCGCGGCCCCACGCAACCAGTGCCGGGGGCTGCAGGTGCCGCGGGGCCGGTGCTTGGGGTGGGCTcggccccctcctgccccccgcTCACCCTCCGCTCCCTCTCCCCGGGGCCGTGGGGGTAGAAGccccgggggaggcggcggcagcgccggtGCGGGCGCTGAGCGcccggctgctggggctggcagcggaCCTGGCGCGGGACCCCGACCCCAGCGTCTACCTGGCCCTTCGCCTGGCCAGCGACCACAGCCTGCGCGGGGAGGAGCGGTACCTGGCGCGGCTGCAGGACGCCTTCCAGCGCCGCTACGGCCG GCACACCGAGGTGGAGAGGCCGGAGACGGGGCGGCTGGCGCTGTACTTGCTGGGGCTGCGGGCCACTTGTCCCCTGCCGGAGCCCGGTCCCCAGCGCTCACTGGTGACCTGGCTGAAGTACTACCTGGAGGAGGACTGGGCAG GCTCCCGGCAGCACGGCCACCCCCTCAGCAGTTACTACCAGTACAGCCTGGGCGTGCTGGCACTGTGCGTCCACCGCAAGCGCGTGCGGGAGGAGGTGGTCCGCCGGCTCCTGGCAGCTGAGCAGCACGGCAGGTTCGGGCACGCCGGCGGCAGTGCCACGG ACGCGGAGGCAGTGGCAGCGCTGGCCTTCGCCTGCCTGGAGCGGGAGCGGCTGGTGGGGGCCAGGCTGGCGGCGGAGCTGCAGGCGGCCACGCgcggggtgaggaggaggatggtcGAGGCACAGGGCCGGGACGGCTTCTTCGGCAACGTCTACAGCACCCCGTGGGCCATGCAG GTCTTCATCGCCACCAACGCGTGCCGGACGCAGCCGGCGTACGGCCGGGCCATGGCTGCGCTGCTGGAGAACCTGGACGCCTTCACCATCGCTGCGACCATGGCCCAGGTGCTGCCGGTGCTGCACGGGCGCTCTTACCTGGACATCGCCTCCATGCGCTGCCAGGAGGAGCCGG ACACGCTGACACCCATCAGCCCTGAGCCGCCACCCGAGACGCCGGGGAACATGATGGTGCGGCTGGTGGTGGACTGCCCCCAGCTGCAGTGTCCCCGGCGCCGGCTCTACGACCAGCCGGTGCACGCACCCGCCGGCGCCTCCCTCCTGGACGTGCTCAGCGCGGCTGCCGCGCAGGAACCCCACAACTTCAC GTTTGACACCCAGGACACCTCCCAGGGCCCCTTTCtgagcagggtgctggggctggaggccCGGCAGCAGAAGCGGAGCTACTGGCAGCTCCTCACGGCCCCCGGCACCAGCCTGCAGATGG GTGTCGCCGACTACAGACCTCGCGACGGGGAGACCCTCATCCTGCGCCTGAGCGAGTGGTAG
- the SLC35E4 gene encoding solute carrier family 35 member E4: MCPRSRRGDGAAMKAGEGTPRPWKPDPGQAGGGRPPPGPSLPLTLTVLAWLGTGTTMAGLNKWIFATHGFRYPLLLSSLHMLSGVAVGYPLGWARGPSPPAPRPRARIYLLSLTFCTSVALGNLGLSYVQLDVAQAVATTTPLVTLLLSGLLGGRRHHPLQYAAMGPVCAGAACSIAGGLRFHQPGCGFLLAATVLRALKSIQQSLLLQEDRLDALSLLCLTSLPSFCLLFGAAVALEVGPSWEGVLRYDGTLWACVLLSCLGSVLYNLATFCILSLTSALTVHVLGNVTVVGNLLLSRLLFGSHLSGLSYLGIGLTLAGMFMYHQPDLIAARWAARPRRGPLGRE; the protein is encoded by the exons ATGTGCCCGCGGTCCCGGCGCGGCGACGGAGCGGCCATGAAGGCCGGCGAGGGGACGCCCCGGCCCTGGAAACCCGAcccggggcaggcgggggggggtcggccgccgccggggccgtCGCTGCCGCTGACCCTGACCGTCCTGGCCTGGCTGGGCACCGGCACCACCATGGCCGGCCTCAACAAATGGATCTTCGCCACCCACGGCTTCCGCTACCCGCTGCTGCTGTCGTCCCTGCACATGCTGTCGGGGGTGGCCGTGGGGTACCCGCTGGGCTGGGCGCGAGGGCCCTCGccgccggccccccggccccgcgccagGATCTACCTGCTCAGCCTCACCTTCTGCACCAGCGTGGCGTTGGGCAACCTGGGCCTCAGCTACGTGCAGCTGGACGTGGCGCAGGCGgtggccaccaccaccccgcTGGTCACCCTGCTGCTGtcggggctgctggggggccGGCGGCACCACCCGCTGCAGTATGCCGCCATGGGGCCCGTCTGCGCCGGGGCCGCCTGCAGCATCGCCGGCGGGCTCCGCTTCCACCAGCCCGGCTGCGGCTTCCTCCTGGCCGCCACCGTCCTCCGCGCCCTCAAGTCCATACAGCAGA gtctgctgctgcaggaggaccGGCTGGAcgccctctccctgctctgcctgaccTCCCTGCCCAGTTTCTGCCTGCTCTTCGGGGCGGCCGTGGCGCTGGAGGTGGGTCCCTCCTGGGAGGGCGTCCTGCGCTATGACGGCACCCTCTGGGCCTGCGTCCTGCTCAGCTGCCTGGGCTCCGTCCTCTACAACCTGGCCACCTTCTGCATCCTCTCCCTCACCTCCGCCCTCACCGTCCACGTCCTGGGCAACGTCACCGTGGTGGGCAACCTGCTGCTCTCCCGCCTCCTCTTCGGCAGCCACCTGAGCGGGCTCAGCTACCTGGGCATCGGGCTGACGCTGGCTGGGATGTTCATGTACCACCAGCCCGACCTCATCGCGGCACGCTGGGCGGCACGGCCGAGACGGGGCCCCCTCGGGCGGGAGTAG
- the PES1 gene encoding pescadillo homolog, with protein MGGLEKKKYERGSATNYITRNRARKKLQLSLPDFRRLCILKGIYPHEPKHKKKVNKGSTAARTFYLLKDIKFLLHEPIVNKFREYKVFVRKLRKAYGKSEWSTVDRLKDNKPSYKLDHIVKERYPTFVDALRDLDDALSMCFLFSTFPRTGKCHVQTIQLCRRLAVEFLNYIIASRSLRKVFLSIKGIYYQAEVLGQPVTWITPYTFAHDHPTDVDYRVMATFTEFYTTLLGFVNFRLYHSLNLHYPPKIDGQADVELKPAEGKEYAMDSESYLEKLSALSASLARVVAPTHEDEVEMDEFPVEGETAEQMDARKKEQEALEKHKKLFEGLRFFLNREVPREPLAFIIRCFGGEVSWDKSLCIGATYDVSDPSITHQIVDRPRVAQQVVGRYYLQPQWVFDSVNAKLCLPVADYFPGVLLPPHLSPFVTEQEGDYVPPEKLKLLAMQRGENPDEESEEEDEEEEEEEDDNDKEEEEEEEEESEKEEEMKLKKMEEQKTQSNKALPVKVTAGKLRLEDRQRLEQEQQSEEKRLAIMMMKKREKYLYKKIMFGKKRKVREANKLAAKRKAHDTAVKEEKKKIKKARRA; from the exons atGGGCGggctggagaagaagaag TACGAGCGGGGATCCGCCACCAACTACATCACCCGCAACAGGGCGCGGAAGAAGCTGCAGCTGAGCCTGCCCGACTTCAG GCGCCTCTGCATCCTGAAGGGGATTTACCCCCACGAGCCCAAGCACAAGAAGAAGGTGAACAAAGGCTCCACCGCAGCCAGGACCTTCTACCTCCTCAAGGATATCAAATTCCTCCTTCACGAGCCCATCGTCAACAAGTTCCGGGAGTATAAG gtGTTCGTCCGGAAGCTCCGCAAGGCGTACGGGAAGAGCGAGTGGAGCACCGTAGACCGGCTGAAGGACAACAAGCCCAGCTACAAGCTCGACCACATCGTGAAGGAGAG GTACCCAACCTTCGTAGATGCGCTGCGGGACCTGGACGATGCCCTCTCCATGTGCTTCCTCTTCTCTACCTTCCCGCGGACGGGCAAGTGCCACGTGCAGACCATCCAGCTCTGCCGGCGCCTGGCCGTGGAGTTCCTCAACTACATCATCGCCTCCCGCTCCCTGCGCAAG GTCTTCCTCTCCATCAAGGGCATCTACTACCAGGCCGAGGTGCTGGGGCAGCCCGTCACCTGGATCACCCCTTACACCTTCGCCCACGAT CACCCCACGGACGTGGATTACCGTGTGATGGCCACCTTCACAGAGTTTTACACCACCCTCCTGGGCTTCGTCAACTTTCGCCTCTACCACTCCCTCAACCTGCACTACCCCCCCAAG ATTGACGGCCAGGCTGATGTTGAGCTGAAGCCTGCGGAGGGCAAGGAGTACGCCATGGATTCGGAGAGCTACCTGGAG AAGCTGTCGGCTCTGAGTGCCAGCCTGGCCCGTGTGGTGGCACCAACCCACGAGGACGAGGTGGAGATGGACGAGTTCCCGGTGGAGGGG gagaCGGCGGAGCAGATGGACGcgaggaagaaggagcaggaggcCCTGGAGAAGCacaaaaagctgtttgaagGGCTGCGCTTCTTCCTCAACAGGGAGGTGCCTCGGGAGCCGTTGGCTTTCATCATCCG GTGCTTCGGTGGAGAGGTCTCCTGGGACAAGTCCCTGTGCATCGGTGCCACCTATGACGTGAGCGACCCCTCCATCACCCACCAGATTGTTGACCGGCCCCGGGTGGCACAGCAGGTTGTTGGCAG gtaTTACCTGCAACCTCAGTGGGTTTTTGACTCCGTCAACGCCAAGCTGTGCCTCCCCGTGGCCGACTATTTCCCTGGCGTGCTGCTGCCCCCGCACCTCTCGCCCTTCGTGACGGAGCAGGAAGGAGACTACGTCCCTCCCGAGAAGCTGAAGCTGCTGGCCATGCAGAGGGGCGAGAACCCAG ATGAagagagtgaggaggaggatgaagaagaggaggaagaggaggatgacaATGacaaagaagaggaggaggaggaggaggaggagtctgaaaaggaagaggagatgaaGTTAAAGAAGATGGAAGAGCAGAAGACTCAGAGCAACAAG GCGCTTCCCGTGAAGGTGACGGCTGGCAAGCTGCGGCTGGAGGACAGGCAGCgcctggagcaggagcagcaaagtGAGGAGAAGCGTCTGGCCATCATGATgatgaagaaaagggagaaatacCTCTACAAGAAGATCATGTTTGGCAAGAAGCGCAAAGTCCGAGAG
- the TCN2 gene encoding transcobalamin-2 isoform X1 — translation MQRARGARQGWGAGSLLPPRPHATSAGGCRCRGAGAWGGLGPLLPPAHPPLPLPGAVGVEAPGEAAAAPVRALSARLLGLAADLARDPDPSVYLALRLASDHSLRGEERYLARLQDAFQRRYGRSLQAAGRPHAAPHSHPQRDAAATERSTYVHTEVERPETGRLALYLLGLRATCPLPEPGPQRSLVTWLKYYLEEDWAGSRQHGHPLSSYYQYSLGVLALCVHRKRVREEVVRRLLAAEQHGRFGHAGGSATDAEAVAALAFACLERERLVGARLAAELQAATRGVRRRMVEAQGRDGFFGNVYSTPWAMQVFIATNACRTQPAYGRAMAALLENLDAFTIAATMAQVLPVLHGRSYLDIASMRCQEEPDTLTPISPEPPPETPGNMMVRLVVDCPQLQCPRRRLYDQPVHAPAGASLLDVLSAAAAQEPHNFTFDTQDTSQGPFLSRVLGLEARQQKRSYWQLLTAPGTSLQMGVADYRPRDGETLILRLSEW, via the exons ATGCAGAGGGCACGGGGCgcacggcagggctggggcgCTGGGTCTCTGTTGCCGCCGCGGCCCCACGCAACCAGTGCCGGGGGCTGCAGGTGCCGCGGGGCCGGTGCTTGGGGTGGGCTcggccccctcctgccccccgcTCACCCTCCGCTCCCTCTCCCCGGGGCCGTGGGGGTAGAAGccccgggggaggcggcggcagcgccggtGCGGGCGCTGAGCGcccggctgctggggctggcagcggaCCTGGCGCGGGACCCCGACCCCAGCGTCTACCTGGCCCTTCGCCTGGCCAGCGACCACAGCCTGCGCGGGGAGGAGCGGTACCTGGCGCGGCTGCAGGACGCCTTCCAGCGCCGCTACGGCCG GAGCCTGCAGGCGGCCGGCCGGCCCCACGCTGcgccccacagccacccccagcGGGACGCGGCGGCCACCGAGCGCAGCACGTATGT GCACACCGAGGTGGAGAGGCCGGAGACGGGGCGGCTGGCGCTGTACTTGCTGGGGCTGCGGGCCACTTGTCCCCTGCCGGAGCCCGGTCCCCAGCGCTCACTGGTGACCTGGCTGAAGTACTACCTGGAGGAGGACTGGGCAG GCTCCCGGCAGCACGGCCACCCCCTCAGCAGTTACTACCAGTACAGCCTGGGCGTGCTGGCACTGTGCGTCCACCGCAAGCGCGTGCGGGAGGAGGTGGTCCGCCGGCTCCTGGCAGCTGAGCAGCACGGCAGGTTCGGGCACGCCGGCGGCAGTGCCACGG ACGCGGAGGCAGTGGCAGCGCTGGCCTTCGCCTGCCTGGAGCGGGAGCGGCTGGTGGGGGCCAGGCTGGCGGCGGAGCTGCAGGCGGCCACGCgcggggtgaggaggaggatggtcGAGGCACAGGGCCGGGACGGCTTCTTCGGCAACGTCTACAGCACCCCGTGGGCCATGCAG GTCTTCATCGCCACCAACGCGTGCCGGACGCAGCCGGCGTACGGCCGGGCCATGGCTGCGCTGCTGGAGAACCTGGACGCCTTCACCATCGCTGCGACCATGGCCCAGGTGCTGCCGGTGCTGCACGGGCGCTCTTACCTGGACATCGCCTCCATGCGCTGCCAGGAGGAGCCGG ACACGCTGACACCCATCAGCCCTGAGCCGCCACCCGAGACGCCGGGGAACATGATGGTGCGGCTGGTGGTGGACTGCCCCCAGCTGCAGTGTCCCCGGCGCCGGCTCTACGACCAGCCGGTGCACGCACCCGCCGGCGCCTCCCTCCTGGACGTGCTCAGCGCGGCTGCCGCGCAGGAACCCCACAACTTCAC GTTTGACACCCAGGACACCTCCCAGGGCCCCTTTCtgagcagggtgctggggctggaggccCGGCAGCAGAAGCGGAGCTACTGGCAGCTCCTCACGGCCCCCGGCACCAGCCTGCAGATGG GTGTCGCCGACTACAGACCTCGCGACGGGGAGACCCTCATCCTGCGCCTGAGCGAGTGGTAG
- the TCN2 gene encoding transcobalamin-2 isoform X4 has translation MWLLLALLQAAVLPAQLCEAPGEAAAAPVRALSARLLGLAADLARDPDPSVYLALRLASDHSLRGEERYLARLQDAFQRRYGRSLQAAGRPHAAPHSHPQRDAAATERSTYVHTEVERPETGRLALYLLGLRATCPLPEPGPQRSLVTWLKYYLEEDWAGSRQHGHPLSSYYQYSLGVLALCVHRKRVREEVVRRLLAAEQHGRFGHAGGSATDAEAVAALAFACLERERLVGARLAAELQAATRGVRRRMVEAQGRDGFFGNVYSTPWAMQVFIATNACRTQPAYGRAMAALLENLDAFTIAATMAQVLPVLHGRSYLDIASMRCQEEPDTLTPISPEPPPETPGNMMVRLVVDCPQLQCPRRRLYDQPVHAPAGASLLDVLSAAAAQEPHNFTFDTQDTSQGPFLSRVLGLEARQQKRSYWQLLTAPGTSLQMGVADYRPRDGETLILRLSEW, from the exons ATGTGGCTGCTCCTcgccctgctgcaggctgcagtcctgcctgcccagctctgcG AAGccccgggggaggcggcggcagcgccggtGCGGGCGCTGAGCGcccggctgctggggctggcagcggaCCTGGCGCGGGACCCCGACCCCAGCGTCTACCTGGCCCTTCGCCTGGCCAGCGACCACAGCCTGCGCGGGGAGGAGCGGTACCTGGCGCGGCTGCAGGACGCCTTCCAGCGCCGCTACGGCCG GAGCCTGCAGGCGGCCGGCCGGCCCCACGCTGcgccccacagccacccccagcGGGACGCGGCGGCCACCGAGCGCAGCACGTATGT GCACACCGAGGTGGAGAGGCCGGAGACGGGGCGGCTGGCGCTGTACTTGCTGGGGCTGCGGGCCACTTGTCCCCTGCCGGAGCCCGGTCCCCAGCGCTCACTGGTGACCTGGCTGAAGTACTACCTGGAGGAGGACTGGGCAG GCTCCCGGCAGCACGGCCACCCCCTCAGCAGTTACTACCAGTACAGCCTGGGCGTGCTGGCACTGTGCGTCCACCGCAAGCGCGTGCGGGAGGAGGTGGTCCGCCGGCTCCTGGCAGCTGAGCAGCACGGCAGGTTCGGGCACGCCGGCGGCAGTGCCACGG ACGCGGAGGCAGTGGCAGCGCTGGCCTTCGCCTGCCTGGAGCGGGAGCGGCTGGTGGGGGCCAGGCTGGCGGCGGAGCTGCAGGCGGCCACGCgcggggtgaggaggaggatggtcGAGGCACAGGGCCGGGACGGCTTCTTCGGCAACGTCTACAGCACCCCGTGGGCCATGCAG GTCTTCATCGCCACCAACGCGTGCCGGACGCAGCCGGCGTACGGCCGGGCCATGGCTGCGCTGCTGGAGAACCTGGACGCCTTCACCATCGCTGCGACCATGGCCCAGGTGCTGCCGGTGCTGCACGGGCGCTCTTACCTGGACATCGCCTCCATGCGCTGCCAGGAGGAGCCGG ACACGCTGACACCCATCAGCCCTGAGCCGCCACCCGAGACGCCGGGGAACATGATGGTGCGGCTGGTGGTGGACTGCCCCCAGCTGCAGTGTCCCCGGCGCCGGCTCTACGACCAGCCGGTGCACGCACCCGCCGGCGCCTCCCTCCTGGACGTGCTCAGCGCGGCTGCCGCGCAGGAACCCCACAACTTCAC GTTTGACACCCAGGACACCTCCCAGGGCCCCTTTCtgagcagggtgctggggctggaggccCGGCAGCAGAAGCGGAGCTACTGGCAGCTCCTCACGGCCCCCGGCACCAGCCTGCAGATGG GTGTCGCCGACTACAGACCTCGCGACGGGGAGACCCTCATCCTGCGCCTGAGCGAGTGGTAG